In Malus sylvestris chromosome 15, drMalSylv7.2, whole genome shotgun sequence, a single genomic region encodes these proteins:
- the LOC126604770 gene encoding uncharacterized protein LOC126604770, whose amino-acid sequence MPFHNHSPSTLSAPIIKYTCSLSPFLLLSLSLCMGIFSHPRKMQELSVELPTQTIPHCEPSKHFGKLVCKFKGFCVQPCNSLLIKVAVFAWFCALVSEIE is encoded by the exons ATGCCATTCCATAATCATTCGCCCTCTACTCTGTCTGCGCCCATAATTAAATACacttgctctctctctcctttccttcttctttctctctctctctgtatggGTATTTTCTCTCATCCAAGGAAGATGCAAGAACTGTCAGTAGAGCTTCCAACACAGACTATTCCTCACTGCGAACCATCAAAGCATTTTG gaAAATTGGTGTGCAAATTCAAGGGTTTTTGTGTACAACCTTGCAATTCCCTTCTGATTAAG GTGGCGGTGTTTGCTTGGTTTTGTGCTCTGGTCTCAGAAATTGAATAG